The genomic segment CCAATCTTCAAAGCGTGGAACTTTAACCCTCCAGTAAGCAAATTATCGCGTCTCCAACAACATTTTGCTTTGATGTTACTAACCAGACAAGCATCACCGATTGTAATATCACCACACAGACTCGTCGAGCAGAGTAACGCGGCCATTTTGAAGATAAGCCAAGCGCAAAGGTAAGCAATTCCCCGGCagacaaaatagagagattAGATTAACGATGATGATTGATCACATTTGAAGTGGCGAAGATGTAACTAACAAAACAGAAGGAGAGAAAAGTAGAACATTCTGATAGGGTTGCTCCGTTCACCGGCGAAAAAGCACGACGGAGTTGATTTCAGTGAACGGGAGATTTTcgaagcaaaataaaaaagacttgcCGAGACCGAGAGGATAAAATCAATCAGTGTGTGACTTGCTCCACTCGATCCTTACCGTTTTGCTTCCCTCCCAAAATATCTTCAGGCCCAATTTAGGCCCATTATTATAGGCTTAATAAACTTAACGATAGCCCAAAACCttcttaattactttttataacATAGCGACAACACCTTACGGGTGCCGACAAGAACCGCCTCAATCAAAATTGGGCCAAAGTCCAGAAGCGAAGACCAGtaacacaaacacatataaaaataagaaacggGGGTTTGATAAGTGAATCTAAATCTAGGGTTTCGTCATAATCTGACTGCGGCAGCGAGAAGCGTTGATCAAGGATTCAATGGGGGAACAAGTTGACAAGAAGTTCACATGGGTGATTAAGAATGTTTACTCTTTGCAGTCGGAGAATATATATTCTGATATATTCGTGATCGGTGGATGTAGATGGTAAGAAGACAAgttgtttgttctttctttcttttttgttttagttttgttttgtatttgtcCTTCCAATTTTAGGTTATCAATGACTCTTTTTCGCTTGCAGGCGCCTTGTGGCAGCATATTCCAAGGGAATTATATTTAATGACGCTCTGTCTCTGTATCTGACGGTTGCTGATGTTGAGTCTTTGCCTTCTGGATGGAGTAGACACGCAGAGTTTTCTTTTACTGTAGTGAATCAAAGTTCTGAAGAACACTCCCAACTGCAAGATGTCTTTCGTGATTTTACAGAAACAGAAGGGTGGTTTGATGACAAGACTCCTGTCTGTGGTTTTGCATCCAGCTTTCCCCTTGGAAAACTTGATGCTAAATATGGTGGGTTTATACTGAATTATCAAGTCAAGGTTGTTGCAGAGGTGAAAGTTCTTGAAGCTATCGGCAAGTCTATCGAGgacactactactactactactcctCCACCAGTAGAGGAGGAAGCTTTCACTAGTGTCTACGGGTTTCCAGTTACTCCGTCAGAGGTGGAACTTGTGACTCGCATGTTTGAAAACCACCCGGACGTTGCATCAAAGTGGAGACTTGAATATATCCCAAATACGAAGAGAGGACACATGTATAGCATAATCGACTTGATTGAGACTCTTGAAAAGCCGCTTCAAGATATCTCAATGTCTTATTTAGCTACTGCACGTTACTCAATGGTGTTCCACAAATCTGCTGGACTTCAGTTGGATTGggtggagaagaagctgaaTGAGGTGatcgaaaaaaagaaggagaaagagggaCTAGGACAAGTCGATACTACAACGGTGTTCCTCAAGTATGCTCGACCTCCGTTGGATTGggtggagaagaagctgaaTGAGTTCAATGCagaaaaaaagatggagaaggagGAACTAGGACAAGTCGATATTTGAAGCCAAATCTGGCTTAGCAGCCAGCAGCACGCACatattgttgtttcttttatttttctaaataattctCCTTAATGGAATAATGTGCTTGGTTTTGCTTTATTTCGTGTTTGTAAAATACGTCACCTTTTAAGTAAGGAACCCAAACTCTGCTTTCTTTTGAAAATCGGACACTTTGGTTTTAACTTTAGATGACAGTTTTGCGACTCTCTCTCTCGAATGTTTTCTCTATTGCACGTTGATATCTTGAATTGGTGTCTGGCCTATTCTTTTTTACGCATATGATAGTTCTTTTTTGATGATGATCCCTACTTGTTAACAATAACATCAACAGCTGTGTATTGTTTGCTCGATGGATCACATGCCATACCCTAGCCCTGAAATGTATTCATTCAAAAGCCAGTTAACGTACATCTTAAACCCACTCAGAGGTGCAACTGCTTCAGCTCTTCGCCTCTTTCTAATCCAGCATGGTGTGTATCTATAATTCTATATTAATGCAGGTTGTTCTGGCATAGTGTTCCAAAGAGTGAGTTCTTCTTGTACATGAAGAGCAGCGACAGTTGGGTGGAATCAATATGGAAGAGCTTCATACACTTGATTAAGCTCAAGTTCTTTCTTCTCATGCTATGACTTATGAAGTAGCTTTCCTCCTAATCAGTTCAGTACCTTTCTTAttactcttcctttttttttttttttttttgtttgaaattttgcaGTTNNNNNNNNNNNNNNNNNNNNNNNNNNNNNNNNNNNNNNNNNNNNNNNNNNNNNNNNNNNNNNNNNNNNNNNNNNNNNNNNNNNNNNNNNNNNNNNNNNNNNNNNNNNNNNNNNNNNNNNNNNNTACACTTGATTAAGCTCAAGTTCTTTCTTCTCATGCTATGACTTATGAAGTAGCTTTCCTCCTAATCAGTTCAGTACCTTTCTTAttactcttcctttttttttttttttttctgtttgaaaTTTTGCAGTTAGCTCCTATTTATCTATCTAGCATCGTGCGAGAAACAGGGATTAGGCTTATTCGTAGAGTTGTTGTTCTACTTCTACAGGCAGCTTGTTCAAGACAGTCGGTTGCTTATTACTTTGTTGCATTTGTACATCAATCTCTAGTTCTGTTCTGTCGTTTAAAACTCTAGGATCGTGTCAGAAGCCATCATCTGATACTTATGTTTATCTTGTTGCGGAGCCTAGAGAGTTGCCGTCGATATGAAGTCAGTAATGTCAGCAGCGGTAAACTTATGAAGGTATTGATAACCTGAGGCAGGTTTCTACACTTGTGTTCtgtaatctcaaaaaaaaaaaagatttcttctGAAGTAAGTTACTGTGTTCAGATTTTATGGAGTGCATCACTGGACCCCCAAACATAGTCTCAGCAATCAGTCATTGTCTGATTAAAGTCCCAAGGTGTAATTTCTGTAAGCCATACTCAGAAAAGCAAATTTCAGTTCATCACATCACTGTCGGTAGGTTCTATATCATACATGCAGCAGTGAGGTggagtttgtttttttgctctttttgttgttaaagtCTGCCCCCAGCATTATTAGTCAATTTATCATGGATGCCATACATTCCAGGTATGGACATTTCAAGAGATCACTGAAGCTAGCCCATCATGATGTTGAAGATTGTTAGCGCCCGGTCTGAGGCTGACATTAACTCAGtatttttgtatagttttttcaTCTCATTCATTAGTTTGAAAAACGTTGATTGcacaagtaaagaagaagatagtttGTTTTACCAATGGTAAACGTAAAAATGTTCAGGGGTGTGATTCGATGTATGTGTTTGATCATGAAATTTGAGAACAGGTTTGCTCGATTCTGGACTGATAGGACAGAAAATGTCTGTGAACAGGTTTGAACTTTATAAGGATTCTTCTGAAACATTTGAGAACAGGTTTGCTCTATATACACAGTTTTCTCCATCTGGAAATAAGAGAATGATTTCGGTTTGAAGATGAAAGCCATCTACTAAACTTGAGTATAAGATTATAAATTTCTGAAAACACATACTGCAAAAGTTATTTTTCTAATGTGTTCAACTTATTATAAGCATCGTGTGTGTTTAGGTTCTACTTGCATATGGTGCTTAaattgacaaatatatatatttgcattccAAGTTTCATGTGGCGGAACGAGGTGTTTAAATGTGTGTTTGACATAAGTTAGTGGATTTTGGTTGCTTATACTTGTTCGGTATCCattctcatttataaattttgacTTTGTTAGAGTTTTGAGTGTTGTATACTCTGCAAGGCAATTCGTCTTGGTGGTATAATGGGCATCCCGACTACACTAGCTTGGAAACCTTACCTGAATAAGTCCGACCGACACAGCCAGGTACCCTTGTATATGGTTTGCAATCCTCACTTTGCTAAGAATCAGATCATTCTTCTCTCTGAGCAATATTTTGCAGCCATTTTCATTTATCCTTTAGCTGTATTGTATGATGGAATCAATTTAGAGAGGTATAGAATTTCAGGTGCAGTGTTTTCTAGAACCATAAGATGTTTTTCCATCTACATTTTATCCTCTCCTTCTTGCATGTGCTTGCAAAATTATTTGACATGTGTAGTTTTATTCTGTTACGATTAATCTGCTTTTCCGTTGAGCCTATCTGTTGTTGGTTAGCTATTCCTACCACTGTAACAGGATGTACATCTCAATAACAGTTCGATACCAGAAGTTTCTAGTAATTGCATTTCTCAAGACCTCTCTCACATATAGTCCCTCAAATCTTAGGGTAATGTAGCTATAGATGTTTCTCGGATTATCTTTTAAGAGTGTGACAACAGAGTTGGCATCAACTGATATTGCGAGACACATGCCTTTATCTGCGCTGCAAGAAAGTTCTACAAGGTCCCCATTTAACCAATAAACCTGAGAAGTGTGGTTGAATGACCTTTTTTGTCTTGACCTTCTCAGGTTTGTGTGAGATAGCAAACCTTGTAGTCTCTGTTTTCTGTGTCTAACATACATTGGCGTTTGCTATTTTCACATTGATATATGAATACGAcgaactcatttttttttttttttataatgcaGGGGGATTAAGAACCTGCAAATTCGAATAAAAGAGTCTGACTTGAGGGCAACTCCTGTTGTTGATTTTCAATTAAAAGTAAGGCTGAACCCtgttaaaaattgtttatacacTTTTTTTCCAGAAATGAAAACTAGTAAGAGCAGTTCTTAGCATCACAAACTTGGAAAAATCTAATTGAGGACATCGTCCAGGGAAAGTGGTGTTTGACCCTTGATTAGCTCACCGATCTCAGCTTCACAAAGATTGTACTGATCTCTTAAGACCATCAtttgatgatgaagatcaaTCATATGCCTCTGAAGATCGACGACTCTAGCTTGGCGCGCTCTCTTCTGCTCAGCAGAATTCCAAATTTCTTCCATCCACtcttgaaacaaatttttctgGCGAAACACTTGCATCGACTCAAGGCAGGAATACAGAAGCTCCTTGGACAATTGCTGAGGGGACATGCAGCAGGTTTGTACAAAGGACACCAGGAGGGTTAAGCAGCTTTCAGCCTCAACTCGTCTGTCAGCTGTCTGAAGACCTTGTTGTATAAGTGGATACTTATACAACAACCTCTCCCTAATTTCATTAGGTGGGATCTGCAAAAGAGTAAAAGAATGAGACTGAGGAGACCAGGACGACGTATTCATTGTTGGAAAGTTGAACTATGTTCAAAATCTCATCGGATGTTTAGAACCTTCATAGATGTTTTGACAAATTTAAAAGCAAGatgtaaacaaaaatagagGTTACTGCATTTTATTATTCTGAAATCTGAACAAAATATCAACTCACTCACCACtggtggaggaggtggtggaggaggcATAGAAGAAGGGTGAGCAGCAGAAGAGATAGGCCTGAGATCtcgctgcaaaaaaaaagatgattgttgtttaatcaacaaacaaccaaagacTACTTAACTGGAGAGAAAGTGGCGATTAAGAAGATTGGTAATGCTCACCACTGGTGGAGGAGGCATAGAAGAAGGGTGAGCAGGATTGAGATCTAGNAAAATAGAGGTTACTGCATTTTATTATTCTGAAATCTGAACAAAATATCAACTCACTCACCACtggtggaggaggtggtggaggaggcATAGAAGAAGGGTGAGCAGCAGAAGAGATAGGCCTGAGATCtcgctgcaaaaaaaaagatgattgttgtttaatcaacaaacaaccaaagacTACTTAACTGGAGAGAAAGTGGCGATTAAGAAGATTGGTAATGCTCACCACTGATGGAGGAGGCATAGAAGAAGGGTGAGCAGGATTGAGATCTAGCTGCTGCTGTGGcgtctgcaaaaaaaaaaaaggatgagaGACATGAAAGGAGAAACCACACAGAGTAAtaataattgacatatttaCTGACCTGAGGGtaaggaagaggaagatagGACGAGATTGGCCTTGGATGGTCGTGTGGAAACTGCAAAAGAAGGAGAGTCTATAAAACTCTATACATATATTCAGATATCCAGAGTAATAGACATCACTCACCTGAGAAGagtgaggaagaggaggatggGAGGAGATTGGCCTTGGATGTTGCTGGTCGTGTGGAAACTGCAAAAGAAGGAGAGTCAAGAGACTTATGAACATATACAGAGTAATAGTTgggtgaggaagaggaagatgggACGAGACCTGAGAGGTAGAAGGAGGGTGAGGATGGGAGGAGATTGGCCTTGGATGATGTTGGTCGTGTGGAAACTGCAAAAGAAGGAGAGTCAAGAGACTATGCACATATACAGAGTAATAGTGgggtgaggaagaggaagatgggACGAGACCTGAGAGGTAGAAGGAGGGTGAGGAAGGGAGGAGATTGGCCTTGGATGATGTTGGTCGTGTGGAAACTGCAAAAGAAGGAGAGTCAAGAGACTAGAAAAGTTTTCTATACATATCCAGAGTTATAGACAAAAACAGAGACGTTTCTTTATGGCATTACTGACCTGAGGGTAAGGGTGAGGGTGAGCAGCAGAAGAGATAGGCCTGAGATCtcgctgcaaaaaaaaagatgattgttgtttaatcaacaaacaaccaaagacTACTTAACCGGAGAGAAAGTGGCGATTAAGAAGATTGGTAATGCTCACCACTGGTGGAGGAGGCATAGAAGAAGGGTGAGCAGGATTGAGATCTAGATGCTGCTGTGGcgtctgcaaacaaaaaaaaaaggatgagaGACATGAAAGGAGAAACCACAGAAACCACACAGAGCAAtaataattgacatatttaCTGACCTGAGGGTAAGGGTGAGGGTGAGCAGCAGAAGAGATAGGCCTGAGATCtcgctgcaaaaaaaaagatgattgttgtttaatcaacaaacaaccaaagacTACTTAACTGGAGAGAAAGTGGCGATTAAGAATATTGGTAATGCTCACCACTGGTGGAGGAGGCATAGAAGAAGGGTGAGCAGGATTGAGATCTAGATGCTGCTGTGGcgtctgcaaacaaaaaaaaaggatgagaGACATGAAAGGAGAAACCACAGAAACCACACAGAGTAATAATAATTACACAGAAACGTTACTTCAGAGATTAACGTTTAATGATAAGAAATGCTAAGGGTAACGTTTATTATGAACTCACGAGAGAGTTAGAGTTAGAAACGTGTTTAGAAACGTGAGTTGTCCTTGCAGCAGGAGGAGAGTGAGATCTAGAGCGGTATCTGTGTGGAGGAGGGGGAGATCGGTTTCTCcttgaaggaggaggaggggagCGAGACTTAGGAAGAACCCGTTTATCATGCATGCTGCAGAGAGACAAAACACACAAGATGAGTGAGAAACAAGTATAAAACGAAACCCATATCACTCTCCTTATAAAATCTCTATACCTCTTATTACTACGATATGGGCAGGATCTGGCGAAGTGACCTCTACGATTGCAAGTTAAACATTTCAAGACAACACAATCTTTTGTTCTGTGTTCATATGTCCAACAGTACACACAACCGTTTTTACTCAAATCATCACCCATTCTCCTGCACtgagagaaagaaacaacaacaacaacaacaacagcactAAATACATTGAGGAGTGTATTAATACAGAACCAAAACGAAGACTCTCTCCAGAACCCAAAAAAAGACTCTCGCGATGGCAAAATTTTCTCTCTATAAACAAATCTAATGTAAAATTCCTCTTTCTTGAATGATTCATTCCTATTTCTCAAGAAACCCCAAAACAAAATTCCTATTTCTTGATTGAttcaaccaacaaaacaaaactagaaataCAGAAGAACTTAATCCGATCCGCCAGACGGACGAAACTCTCTCTTTATACGCGATCGCAGATACTTAAATCCCCAGAAAATGCGATTCAGataaacaaaaaccctaagaaGATGCGATTCAGAAAAACGAAAACCCTAAGAAAGTGCCATTCGATTCGATTCGCAAAGATCACAACGATAACAAGTTTGATTCGATTCGaaagatttctaaaaaaaaccctaagaaTGCGATTCGCAAAGATCACAACGATAACAAGTTTGATTCGATTCGaaagatttctaaaaaaaaccctaagaaAATGCGATTCGCAAAGATCACAACGATAACAAGATGATTCGATTCGaaagatttctaaaaaaaacaactacTTCCATAAACAAATCGAGATTAGGGTTTTACCTGTCAAAAGCGAGAGATCCACGTCAAAGAACACCtaggagagagagagcgatATTTTCGTTGAGACTTGACAGATGGCTTTCCGAGAAAGGTATTACTTTGACACGATGGCTTTCTCGTgttgattctttttgtttataaaggGGGAAGTAATACACTTGGGCTAAGAAAGCCCAACAAGGCCCACGAGCTACACACTGTATTTGCGCATCCGGTTGTGCAATCTTTCTTTATTCTGACTCTggttattgtttttctttttcttttgctaatcTATTACTAGTATATATGTAGGCAACGTTTTGGCAAATAAGAATACATCTTCGTATGGTATAAAACGAATGATTAAACCATGGAATACTACTACAAGTTGATAAATATATTACCAAACGGTATCAATACAAATCAGTCCACTAGGCCCACGAGATACACACAACGAAGTACtgtattattattggttttttttttttgctaatctATTATATATGTAGGCCATGATTCTTCTTATTAGACTTACTAAAATGTTAGGAACCCCACGGtgtaaaataatactaaatgtTATTTAGTAgacttactatatatatatatatatatatatatatatatNGATGGCAAAATTTTCTCTCTATAAACAAATCTAATGTAAAATTCCTCTTTCTTGAATGATTCATTCCTATTTCTCAAGAAACCCCAAAACAAAATTCCTATTTCTTGATTGAttcaaccaacaaaacaaaactagaaataCAGAAGAACTTAATCCGATCCGCCAGACGGACGAAACTCTCTCTTTATACGCGATCGCAGATACTTAAATCCCCAGAAAATGCGATTCAGataaacaaaaaccctaagaaGATGCGATTCAGAAAAACGAAAACCCTAAGAAAGTGCCATTCGATTCGATTCGCAAAGATCACAACGATAACAAGTTTGATTCGATTCGaaagatttctaaaaaaaaccctaagaaTGCGATTCGCAAAGATCACAACGATAACAAGTTTGATTCGATTCGaaagatttctaaaaaaaaccctaagaaAATGCGATTCGCAAAGATCACAACGATAACAAGATGATTCGATTCGaaagatttctaaaaaaaacaactacTTCCATAAACAAATCGAGATTAGGGTTTTACCTGTCAAAAGCGAGAGATCCACGTCAAAGAACACCt from the Camelina sativa cultivar DH55 chromosome 12, Cs, whole genome shotgun sequence genome contains:
- the LOC104730095 gene encoding protein RESTRICTED TEV MOVEMENT 3-like, encoding MGEQVDKKFTWVIKNVYSLQSENIYSDIFVIGGCRWRLVAAYSKGIIFNDALSLYLTVADVESLPSGWSRHAEFSFTVVNQSSEEHSQLQDVFRDFTETEGWFDDKTPVCGFASSFPLGKLDAKYGGFILNYQVKVVAEVKVLEAIGKSIEDTTTTTTPPPVEEEAFTSVYGFPVTPSEVELVTRMFENHPDVASKWRLEYIPNTKRGHMYSIIDLIETLEKPLQDISMSYLATARYSMVFHKSAGLQLDWVEKKLNEVIEKKKEKEGLGQVDTTTVFLKYARPPLDWVEKKLNEFNAEKKMEKEELGQVDI
- the LOC104730096 gene encoding extensin-like isoform X1 — encoded protein: MGDDLSKNGCVYCWTYEHRTKDCVVLKCLTCNRRGHFARSCPYRSNKSMHDKRVLPKSRSPPPPSRRNRSPPPPHRYRSRSHSPPAARTTHVSKHVSNSNSLTPQQHLDLNPAHPSSMPPPPVRDLRPISSAAHPHPYPQTPQQHLDLNPAHPSSMPPPPVRDLRPISSAAHPHPYPQFPHDQHHPRPISSLPHPPSTSQFPHDQHHPRPISSHPHPPSTSQFPHDQQHPRPISSHPPLPHSSQFPHDHPRPISSYLPLPYPQTPQQQLDLNPAHPSSMPPPSVRDLRPISSAAHPSSMPPPPPPPPVRDLRPISSAAHPSSMPPPPPPPPVIPPNEIRERLLYKYPLIQQGLQTADRRVEAESCLTLLVSFVQTCCMSPQQLSKELLYSCLESMQVFRQKNLFQEWMEEIWNSAEQKRARQARVVDLQRHMIDLHHQMMVLRDQYNLCEAEIGELIKGQTPLSLDDVLN
- the LOC104730096 gene encoding extensin-like isoform X4, which encodes MGDDLSKNGCVYCWTYEHRTKDCVVLKCLTCNRRGHFARSCPYRSNKSMHDKRVLPKSRSPPPPSRRNRSPPPPHRYRSRSHSPPAARTTHVSKHVSNSNSLTPQQHLDLNPAHPSSMPPPPVRDLRPISSAAHPHPYPQFPHDQHHPRPISSLPHPPSTSQFPHDQHHPRPISSHPHPPSTSQFPHDQQHPRPISSHPPLPHSSQFPHDHPRPISSYLPLPYPQTPQQQLDLNPAHPSSMPPPSVRDLRPISSAAHPSSMPPPPPPPPVRDLRPISSAAHPSSMPPPPPPPPVIPPNEIRERLLYKYPLIQQGLQTADRRVEAESCLTLLVSFVQTCCMSPQQLSKELLYSCLESMQVFRQKNLFQEWMEEIWNSAEQKRARQARVVDLQRHMIDLHHQMMVLRDQYNLCEAEIGELIKGQTPLSLDDVLN
- the LOC104730096 gene encoding leucine-rich repeat extensin-like protein 3 isoform X2 translates to MGDDLSKNGCVYCWTYEHRTKDCVVLKCLTCNRRGHFARSCPYRSNKSMHDKRVLPKSRSPPPPSRRNRSPPPPHRYRSRSHSPPAARTTHVSKHVSNSNSLTPQQHLDLNPAHPSSMPPPPVRDLRPISSAAHPHPYPQTPQQHLDLNPAHPSSMPPPPVRDLRPISSAAHPHPYPQFPHDQHHPRPISSLPHPPSTSQFPHDQQHPRPISSHPPLPHSSQFPHDHPRPISSYLPLPYPQTPQQQLDLNPAHPSSMPPPSVRDLRPISSAAHPSSMPPPPPPPPVRDLRPISSAAHPSSMPPPPPPPPVIPPNEIRERLLYKYPLIQQGLQTADRRVEAESCLTLLVSFVQTCCMSPQQLSKELLYSCLESMQVFRQKNLFQEWMEEIWNSAEQKRARQARVVDLQRHMIDLHHQMMVLRDQYNLCEAEIGELIKGQTPLSLDDVLN
- the LOC104730096 gene encoding vegetative cell wall protein gp1-like isoform X3, with protein sequence MGDDLSKNGCVYCWTYEHRTKDCVVLKCLTCNRRGHFARSCPYRSNKSMHDKRVLPKSRSPPPPSRRNRSPPPPHRYRSRSHSPPAARTTHVSKHVSNSNSLTPQQHLDLNPAHPSSMPPPPVRDLRPISSAAHPHPYPQTPQQHLDLNPAHPSSMPPPPVRDLRPISSAAHPHPYPQFPHDQHHPRPISSLPHPPSTSQFPHDQHHPRPISSHPHPPSTSQFPHDQQHPRPISSHPPLPHSSQFPHDHPRPISSYLPLPYPQTPQQQLDLNPAHPSSMPPPSVRDLRPISSAAHPSSMPPPPPPPPVIPPNEIRERLLYKYPLIQQGLQTADRRVEAESCLTLLVSFVQTCCMSPQQLSKELLYSCLESMQVFRQKNLFQEWMEEIWNSAEQKRARQARVVDLQRHMIDLHHQMMVLRDQYNLCEAEIGELIKGQTPLSLDDVLN
- the LOC104730096 gene encoding formin-like protein 5 isoform X5; this translates as MGDDLSKNGCVYCWTYEHRTKDCVVLKCLTCNRRGHFARSCPYRSNKSMHDKRVLPKSRSPPPPSRRNRSPPPPHRYRSRSHSPPAARTTHVSKHVSNSNSLTPQQHLDLNPAHPSSMPPPPVRDLRPISSAAHPHPYPQTPQQHLDLNPAHPSSMPPPPVRDLRPISSAAHPHPYPQTPQQQLDLNPAHPSSMPPPSVRDLRPISSAAHPSSMPPPPPPPPVRDLRPISSAAHPSSMPPPPPPPPVIPPNEIRERLLYKYPLIQQGLQTADRRVEAESCLTLLVSFVQTCCMSPQQLSKELLYSCLESMQVFRQKNLFQEWMEEIWNSAEQKRARQARVVDLQRHMIDLHHQMMVLRDQYNLCEAEIGELIKGQTPLSLDDVLN